Proteins from a single region of Anastrepha ludens isolate Willacy chromosome 5, idAnaLude1.1, whole genome shotgun sequence:
- the LOC128864726 gene encoding uncharacterized protein K02A2.6-like gives MTTEMRPFLCDSIDKSLLRSGPQLQEVIFNTPGALVEADAENKVDVFKVLVEKLNNYFTPKRNSTFERHLFRSIAPLEGEPFNKFLLRLRHQSSKCCFGETKSEIEDIALKDKIIDSWASVDLRKRLLEKEQSLNEIIETCQINEQIQKQSQSMISKQDSEVVNKVYSTMQKGRRGGGECSRCGQRGHVSFDTNCPAKKSKCNKCGLAGHYARKCKTKGLKRKHEEAGSGISKQRKFQPSKVRCIGKLEDDFSDNSGEYDCLQVETSTLMNEFIKCNIGGHEVTMIIDSGSRFNLLSQQAWDELESSKAIRWNIRTETVNQFKAYAANQLLKVLYVFEAPVGVRKQSEKIATFYVIKDGKQSLLGRDTAIQLKVLQLGLGVNNVEMMQPFPKISNVKIKLSLDPAIKPVKQPVRRIPIALERKVEDKLNEALAKDIIEPVTGPCGWVSPIVAVFKEGGEIRLCVDMRRANQAVLRENYPLPTFDSIMTKLKEAKFFSRLDLKWAYHQLELEESSREITTFITHKGLFRYKRLMFGISSAPEIFQRVLEELLSTCRNCLNYIDDVIIYGSTKEEHDSCVKTVLEVCRKNNILLNHEKCVWGVTKLKFLGHILSDAGILPDPDKIKTILDFRAPQTKEETRSFLGTTGAAPTELMYNRVIRDKIPGIHDITDDMLDSAARDLDIMNKQKGKEKGDMARKAKPSDIAPGDKVLLRNVVFSHKLTPTFDPTEYEVLDRDGNEVTVMGNGKRVRRNISQVKKLPYCTSHNPDDVTTTVEDTVPSTAPGTSLHSAAPTSAPSKNTSSGTPNHLATHRPGIDAPAEESKLRLKLYKEGGMWRSVNENDV, from the exons ATGACAACTGAAATGAGACCATTCCTTTGCGATAGCATCGACAAGTCGTTATTACGAA GTGGACCTCAACTGCAGGAAGTTATTTTCAATACTCCTGGCGCTCTGGTAGAAGCTGACGCTGAAAATAAAGTTGATGTGTTCAAGGTTTTGGTCGAAAAGTTGAACAATTACTTTACACCAAAGCGAAATTCAACGTTCGAGCGGCATCTGTTTAGAAGCATTGCGCCATTGGAAGGAGAaccatttaacaaatttttattgcgtttAAGACACCAATCCTCTAAATGTTGTTTTGGTGAAACCAAAAGTGAAATCGAAGACATTGCTTTGAAGGACAAAATTATTGATTCTTGGGCTAGCGTAGATTTAAGGAAACGTCTCCTTGAAAAGGAGCAAagcttaaatgaaattattgagACGTGCCAGATTAATGAACAAATCCAAAAGCAATCGCAAAGCATGATTTCTAAGCAGGATAGTGAAGTGGTTAATAAAGTATATTCAACTATGCAAAAGGGTAGACGAGGTGGTGGTGAGTGTTCCAGATGCGGTCAACGTGGTCATGTGAGTTTTGACACAAACTGCCCGGCAAAGAAATCGAAATGTAACAAATGTGGGTTAGCGGGGCACTATGCTCGGAAATGCAAAACTAAAGGCTTAAAGCGGAAACATGAAGAAGCGGGGTCGGGTATCTCAAAACAAAGGAAGTTTCAACCATCAAAGGTAAGGTGTATTGGGAAACTCGAAGACGATTTTTCAGACAACTCAGGTGAATATGATTGTCTTCAGGTAGAAACTTCTACGTTAATGAATGAATTTATAAAATGCAACATCGGGGGGCACGAAGTCACTATGATTATAGACTCGGGCTCGCGGTTTAATTTGTTAAGTCAACAAGCCTGGGACGAATTGGAAAGTAGCAAAGCAATTAGGTGGAACATTCGCACTGAAACTGTAAATCAATTTAAAGCATACGCGGCCAATCAGCTTTTGAAAGTTCTGTATGTTTTTGAGGCACCAGTGGGGGTCAGAAAACAATCAGAAAAGATCGCCACTTTCTACGTTATTAAAGATGGCAAGCAATCTTTGCTTGGTCGCGATACTGCCATCCAGCTTAAAGTATTACAATTGGGTCTGGGGGTGAACAACGTTGAGATGATGCAGCCGTTTcctaaaatttcaaatgtaaAAATCAAATTGTCGTTGGATCCGGCCATAAAACCGGTTAAGCAACCAGTACGTCGTATCCCAATTGCACTTGAGAGAAAGGTCGAAGACAAGTTAAACGAAGCACTAGCCAAAGACATTATTGAGCCGGTTACGGGGCCATGCGGTTGGGTTTCACcaattgttgctgttttcaaagAGGGTGGAGAAATACGCCTATGTGTGGATATGCGTAGGGCTAATCAGGCGGTCTTGCGCGAAAACTACCCACTCCCAACTTTCGATAGCATCATGACAAAGTTAAAGGAAGCCAAGTTCTTTTCTCGCCTAGACCTCAAATGGGCTTATCATCAATTGGAGCTTGAGGAATCAAGTCGTGAGATTACCACTTTCATAACCCACAAGGGATTATTTCGGTACAAGagacttatgtttggcattaGCTCTGCTCCGGAGATTTTTCAACGCGTTTTGGAGGAGTTATTATCAACATgcagaaattgtttaaattacatTGATGACGTGATTATATATGGAAGCACTAAAGAAGAGCACGATTCATGTGTAAAAACGGTACTTGAGGTatgcagaaaaaataatatattacttaATCATGAGAAATGCGTATGGGGTGTTACAAAGCTCAAGTTTTTGGGGCACATACTATCGGATGCTGGCATACTTCCCGATCcagacaaaataaaaactattctggATTTTAGGGCACcacaaacaaaagaagaaaCCAGGAGTTTTCTGGG CACCACAGGGGCAGCTCCAACAGAACTCATGTACAATCGCGTTATTAGAGACAAAATACCTGGAATACACGACATAACGGATGATATGCTGGACTCGGCAGCTAGAGACCTCGACATAATGAACAAGCAAAAAGGGAAAGAGAAAGGGGATATGGCAAGGAAAGCAAAGCCGTCCGATATAGCTCCAGGGGATAAAGTACTACTTCGAAATGTCGTTTTCTCACATAAGCTAACACCAACGTTTGACCCCACGGAGTATGAGGTCTTAGATCGGGATGGAAATGAAGTTACAGTGATGGGGAATGGGAAAAGAGTTCGCCGAAATATAAGCCAGGTAAAAAAGCTGCCATATTGTACGTCACACAACCCCGACGATGTAACTACTACTGTTGAAGACACCGTTCCATCCACTGCCCCGGGAACGTCTTTACATTCAGCTGCACCGACATCGGCGCCATCAAAGAACACATCTTCAGGAACCCCAAACCACCTCGCCACCCACCGACCCGGAATCGACGCCCCTGCGGAGGAATCCAAGTTgcgcttgaaactttataaGGAGGGAGGGATGTGGAGATCCGTAAATGAAAACGACGTTTAG